One window of the Lipingzhangella halophila genome contains the following:
- a CDS encoding polysaccharide lyase family protein: MSKPQPVTGLNAEGRVGAIDLSWELPGWEPLVDHFAIHASESAEIPTTSDTLVGRTVYGRFSHDTLGVAATTRYYRVVVVDAAGERSEPSAVVRAKSRASMAASGRTLAQVGEFDSKSLELALAPFDASNRFRAAFPDGVDFVYGTSDPATDWCYLHPGPRDGWGGRRAYTFRLRFNLGTVPEGEVGLVIWLIDTHMTLPGTAEVSVNSGLAAVIDLPGGSTRGSLEGDATVLGTALRPHFEELAVSANHFTEGENTIDITKTEGSWHAYDAVGVFGIG, encoded by the coding sequence ATGAGCAAGCCGCAGCCCGTTACGGGGCTCAACGCCGAGGGACGAGTCGGCGCGATCGATCTGAGCTGGGAGCTTCCCGGGTGGGAGCCGCTGGTGGACCACTTCGCGATCCACGCCTCGGAGTCCGCCGAGATACCCACGACCTCCGACACCCTGGTCGGCAGAACGGTCTACGGCCGGTTCAGCCACGACACCCTGGGCGTGGCGGCCACGACCCGGTACTACCGGGTCGTGGTGGTCGACGCGGCGGGCGAGCGCAGCGAGCCCTCCGCGGTCGTGCGAGCGAAGTCGCGGGCCTCGATGGCGGCGTCCGGCCGCACGCTCGCCCAGGTGGGCGAGTTCGACTCGAAGAGCCTGGAGCTGGCGCTGGCGCCGTTCGACGCTTCCAACCGGTTCCGGGCGGCCTTCCCCGATGGCGTCGACTTCGTCTACGGCACGAGCGACCCCGCGACCGACTGGTGCTACCTGCACCCGGGCCCCAGGGACGGGTGGGGCGGCAGAAGGGCGTACACGTTCCGCCTGCGGTTCAACCTCGGCACCGTGCCCGAGGGGGAAGTCGGCCTGGTGATCTGGCTGATCGACACGCACATGACCCTGCCCGGAACAGCGGAGGTCTCGGTCAACTCCGGTCTCGCCGCCGTCATCGACCTCCCCGGCGGCTCCACCCGCGGTTCCCTGGAAGGCGACGCCACCGTCCTGGGCACAGCGCTGCGCCCGCACTTCGAGGAGCTGGCGGTCTCCGCCAACCACTTCACGGAGGGGGAGAACACCATCGACATCACCAAGACGGAGGGTTCGTGGCACGCCTACGACGCGGTGGGCGTGTTCGGCATCGGCTAA
- a CDS encoding YbaB/EbfC family nucleoid-associated protein, whose translation MDMQALLQQAQQMQQQLLEAQQQLDEAQVEGTSGGGLVKVSVNGRGQVEDITIDPSTIDVEDTAETAQTLSDLVLAAIRDAESSVEELQQEKMGPLAEGLGGMPGAGGMPGAGGMPGAGGMPGLSGS comes from the coding sequence ATGGACATGCAGGCGCTGCTGCAGCAGGCGCAGCAGATGCAGCAGCAGCTCCTGGAAGCCCAACAGCAGCTCGACGAGGCGCAGGTCGAGGGAACCTCGGGCGGTGGCCTGGTGAAGGTCAGCGTGAACGGGCGCGGACAGGTCGAGGACATCACGATCGATCCCAGCACGATCGATGTCGAGGACACCGCGGAGACCGCGCAGACCCTCTCTGACCTGGTTCTCGCGGCCATCCGGGACGCCGAGTCGTCGGTCGAGGAGCTCCAGCAGGAGAAAATGGGCCCCCTTGCCGAAGGTCTTGGTGGCATGCCCGGAGCCGGCGGCATGCCCGGAGCCGGAGGTATGCCGGGAGCCGGCGGCATGCCAGGGCTTTCCGGCTCCTAG
- a CDS encoding VOC family protein, with translation MNSTPSSNETPEPTVWPVLLYEDAPAAIDFLVRAFGFVEVARFPGEAEGEISRAELAWPAGGGVMVSSALDSNKEFPPSLVGTAAPYVVTDDPDAVYAGATAAGAEVLRPVEDVGYGYLSCTLRDPEGTRWSFGTYRGQPRPASS, from the coding sequence ATGAACAGCACACCTTCATCGAACGAGACACCCGAGCCCACCGTCTGGCCGGTGCTGCTGTACGAGGACGCCCCGGCCGCGATCGACTTCCTCGTCCGCGCGTTCGGGTTCGTCGAGGTGGCCCGTTTCCCGGGTGAGGCGGAGGGCGAGATCTCGCGTGCCGAGCTCGCCTGGCCGGCCGGCGGCGGTGTGATGGTGTCCTCGGCACTCGACAGCAACAAGGAGTTCCCGCCTTCCCTCGTCGGTACGGCCGCGCCGTACGTGGTCACCGACGATCCCGACGCCGTGTACGCCGGGGCCACCGCCGCCGGCGCGGAGGTGCTCCGGCCCGTCGAGGACGTCGGCTACGGGTACCTCAGCTGCACGCTGCGCGACCCCGAAGGCACCCGCTGGTCCTTCGGTACCTACCGGGGCCAGCCGCGGCCCGCCTCCTCCTAG
- a CDS encoding aspartate kinase, with translation MALIVQKYGGSSVADAEAIKRVAQRIVAQKKAGYDVVVVVSAMGDTTDELFDLAEQVSPLPPGREMDMLVTAGERISMALVAMAIGNLGYEARSFTGSQAGVITTSLHGNAKIIDVTPGRIQEALDEGAICIVAGFQGVSQDNKDITTLGRGGSDTTAVALAAALNADACEIYSDVDGVFTADPRIVPGARRIPTITYEEMLELAACGTKILHLRCVEYARRYNIPLHVRSSFSQKPGTWVIAQVEETQDMEQPIISGVAHDRSEAKITVVGVPDQVGQAATLFSALSDAEINIDMIVQNVSAASTARTDISFTVPSDNGQQALAALKKVQEKVGFESLRYDDQVGKVSLVGAGMRSYPGVTARFFDAVAGSGTNIEMISTSEIRISVIVEQDQIDSAVAAAHSEFQLDADQVEAVVYGGTGR, from the coding sequence GTGGCCCTAATCGTGCAGAAGTACGGTGGGTCTTCCGTGGCTGACGCGGAAGCCATCAAGCGGGTAGCCCAGCGGATCGTCGCTCAGAAAAAAGCGGGATATGACGTGGTCGTCGTGGTCTCGGCCATGGGCGACACGACCGACGAACTCTTCGATCTCGCCGAGCAGGTCTCGCCGCTGCCCCCGGGCCGCGAGATGGACATGCTGGTGACCGCCGGTGAGCGCATCTCGATGGCCCTGGTCGCCATGGCCATCGGGAACCTCGGTTACGAGGCCCGCTCGTTCACCGGATCGCAGGCCGGCGTCATCACGACATCGCTGCATGGCAACGCCAAGATCATCGATGTCACGCCCGGCCGTATCCAGGAGGCCCTCGACGAGGGGGCGATCTGCATCGTCGCCGGGTTCCAGGGCGTCTCCCAGGACAACAAGGACATCACCACGCTGGGTCGCGGCGGCTCAGACACCACGGCCGTGGCGCTGGCAGCGGCGCTCAACGCCGACGCCTGCGAGATCTACAGCGACGTCGACGGTGTCTTCACCGCCGACCCGCGAATCGTGCCGGGCGCCCGCCGGATCCCCACCATCACCTACGAGGAGATGCTGGAACTCGCCGCGTGCGGCACCAAGATCCTGCACCTGCGTTGCGTGGAGTACGCGCGGCGGTACAACATCCCGCTGCACGTCCGCTCGTCGTTCAGCCAGAAGCCCGGAACGTGGGTCATCGCACAAGTTGAGGAAACCCAAGACATGGAACAACCGATCATCTCCGGTGTCGCACACGACAGGAGCGAGGCGAAGATCACGGTCGTGGGCGTTCCCGACCAGGTCGGCCAGGCCGCCACGCTCTTCTCGGCGCTGTCCGACGCCGAGATCAACATCGACATGATCGTGCAGAACGTCTCGGCGGCCTCCACGGCGCGCACCGACATCTCGTTCACGGTGCCCAGCGACAACGGCCAGCAGGCGCTGGCCGCGCTGAAGAAGGTCCAGGAGAAGGTCGGGTTCGAGTCGCTGCGCTACGACGACCAGGTCGGCAAGGTCTCGCTGGTGGGCGCGGGTATGCGCTCCTACCCGGGTGTCACCGCCCGGTTCTTCGACGCGGTCGCCGGCTCCGGGACCAACATCGAGATGATCTCCACCTCGGAGATCCGCATCTCGGTGATCGTGGAACAGGACCAGATCGACTCCGCTGTCGCGGCAGCGCACTCGGAGTTCCAACTCGACGCCGACCAGGTCGAGGCCGTCGTCTACGGAGGTACCGGCCGATGA
- a CDS encoding PH domain-containing protein: MTGTEVLEDTVETRWRRLSPLTVWADGAVIAALTGLAAVVAAVVLTLVGMFVPWGLLAVLASMLLAGVLVGSEVLRYRHTRYQVTGERLEVRSGVLARAHLSLSRDRIRSVDLATPLWTRPFGLCKVTVGTGQKVGSGDEITLTYVETAEGDRLRRDLLHQTTAGPDAAPGDETADETATRVLATMAPVWFGYGVAAPGPAALAYSGIAAVAGALSEFGIRWIADTYLDAGAAPSAGFVVTWTLLALAGAVALASLGALALHVEAWWNYRLTREPNGTLRVRRGLLNLSSVSIEERRLRGVELREYLPLRWFGAASVAAVASGLDSEEGGGQKSLVPKRSLSPEVPRARAERIAAASLPGAVLGPLTAHPGAALRRRLLRAAAAVAGLTVLATALTLVSSAEPVARTPVPTIPLWVAAAVLVVSAPIAGLYAWGCYRGLGHGLTERHLAMRRGMAARSTAVLKREAVIGWTVRRSFFQRRAGLATIGATIAADKGVFHAADTDSSEGLAFAEEAVPGLLAPFLERG; the protein is encoded by the coding sequence ATGACCGGCACCGAGGTCCTGGAGGACACCGTGGAGACCCGCTGGCGCCGGCTCAGCCCACTAACGGTGTGGGCGGACGGAGCCGTGATCGCGGCACTGACCGGGCTTGCGGCGGTGGTTGCCGCCGTCGTTCTGACCCTGGTCGGGATGTTCGTGCCATGGGGGCTGCTCGCCGTGCTCGCCTCGATGCTGCTGGCCGGGGTGCTGGTGGGCAGCGAGGTACTGCGCTACCGGCACACCCGCTACCAGGTGACCGGCGAGCGCCTGGAAGTGCGGTCCGGAGTGCTGGCGCGCGCGCACCTCTCGCTCTCGCGCGACCGGATTCGCAGCGTGGACCTGGCCACCCCGCTGTGGACGCGCCCCTTCGGGCTGTGCAAGGTCACCGTGGGAACCGGGCAGAAAGTCGGCTCTGGCGACGAGATCACGCTCACCTACGTGGAGACCGCCGAGGGCGACCGGCTCCGCCGCGATCTGCTGCACCAGACCACGGCCGGCCCCGACGCCGCACCCGGCGACGAGACCGCTGACGAGACCGCTACTCGGGTGCTCGCCACGATGGCACCGGTCTGGTTCGGCTACGGGGTGGCGGCGCCGGGCCCCGCCGCGCTCGCCTACTCGGGCATCGCGGCCGTCGCGGGGGCACTGAGCGAGTTCGGGATCCGGTGGATCGCGGATACCTACCTCGACGCCGGCGCCGCCCCGAGCGCGGGCTTCGTGGTCACCTGGACCCTCCTCGCCCTCGCCGGTGCGGTCGCGCTCGCGTCGCTCGGGGCGCTCGCCCTGCACGTCGAGGCGTGGTGGAACTACCGGCTCACCCGCGAACCCAACGGAACCCTGCGGGTCAGGCGCGGCCTGCTGAACCTGTCGTCGGTGTCGATCGAGGAGCGGCGGCTGCGCGGCGTGGAGCTCCGCGAATACCTGCCGCTGCGCTGGTTCGGCGCGGCGAGCGTCGCGGCGGTCGCCTCCGGTCTCGACAGTGAGGAAGGGGGCGGCCAGAAGTCGCTGGTCCCCAAACGCTCCCTGTCCCCGGAGGTGCCCCGCGCGCGGGCCGAGCGCATCGCCGCCGCGTCGCTGCCCGGGGCCGTCCTCGGCCCCCTCACCGCGCACCCCGGGGCCGCACTGCGCCGGAGGCTCCTCCGGGCGGCCGCCGCCGTCGCCGGGCTCACCGTCCTGGCCACCGCCCTCACGCTGGTCAGCAGCGCCGAGCCGGTCGCGCGGACGCCGGTCCCCACCATCCCGTTGTGGGTGGCGGCCGCGGTCCTCGTGGTCAGCGCGCCGATCGCGGGCCTGTACGCCTGGGGGTGCTACCGGGGCCTGGGGCACGGCCTGACCGAGCGCCACCTCGCCATGCGCCGGGGCATGGCTGCCCGCTCGACCGCCGTACTCAAGCGCGAGGCGGTCATCGGCTGGACGGTCCGGCGCTCGTTCTTCCAGCGGCGCGCCGGGTTGGCCACGATCGGCGCGACCATCGCCGCCGACAAGGGCGTGTTCCACGCCGCCGACACCGACAGCAGCGAGGGCCTGGCCTTCGCCGAGGAAGCCGTTCCCGGTCTGCTCGCGCCCTTCCTGGAGCGCGGCTGA
- a CDS encoding aspartate-semialdehyde dehydrogenase, with amino-acid sequence MSTRLPTLAVVGATGAVGTVMLDILSSRENVWGEIRLVASPRSAGKRLTVRGEEVEVLPLAPEVFDGVDVAMFDVPDEVSKEWAPVAVEHGAVAVDNSGAFRMDPDVPLVVPEVNAEQARNRPRGIVSNPNCTTLSMIVAMGALHRSYGLTELFVASYQAASGSGQEGIDVLHDQISKVSSDRTLGSRAGDVRSAVGELGPFPAPLAMNVVPWAGSLKEDGHSSEEMKVRNESRKILGLPDLRVAATCVRVPVITTHALAVHATFGTEVDAGAAREALAGAPGVVVQDDPANAEFPTPADVVGTDPTWVGRIRRSVDDPTSLDLFLCGDNLRKGAALNTAQIAEVVAREFTGS; translated from the coding sequence ATGAGCACCCGCCTTCCCACCCTGGCCGTTGTCGGTGCCACCGGCGCCGTTGGCACCGTCATGCTCGACATCCTCTCCTCCCGGGAGAACGTGTGGGGCGAGATCCGGCTCGTGGCGTCGCCGCGCTCCGCCGGCAAGCGCCTCACCGTCCGCGGCGAGGAGGTCGAGGTCCTGCCGCTGGCCCCGGAGGTCTTCGACGGGGTCGACGTCGCGATGTTCGACGTGCCCGACGAGGTCTCCAAGGAGTGGGCACCGGTGGCCGTCGAGCACGGCGCCGTGGCCGTCGACAACTCCGGCGCGTTCCGCATGGACCCCGACGTCCCGCTCGTGGTGCCCGAGGTCAACGCCGAGCAGGCGCGCAACCGCCCGCGCGGCATCGTCAGTAACCCGAACTGCACCACGCTCTCGATGATCGTCGCCATGGGCGCGCTGCACCGCTCCTACGGGCTGACCGAGCTGTTCGTGGCCTCCTACCAGGCGGCCTCGGGCTCCGGCCAGGAGGGCATCGACGTCCTGCACGACCAGATCTCCAAGGTCTCCTCCGACCGCACGCTGGGCAGCCGCGCCGGCGACGTCCGCTCCGCGGTCGGCGAGCTCGGCCCGTTCCCCGCACCGCTCGCGATGAACGTCGTGCCGTGGGCCGGCTCGCTGAAGGAGGACGGCCACTCGTCGGAGGAGATGAAGGTCCGCAACGAGTCCCGCAAGATCCTTGGGCTCCCGGACCTGCGCGTGGCGGCGACCTGCGTGCGCGTCCCCGTGATCACCACGCACGCGCTCGCGGTGCACGCCACGTTCGGTACGGAGGTCGACGCCGGGGCGGCCCGCGAGGCGCTGGCCGGCGCCCCCGGGGTGGTCGTCCAGGACGACCCGGCCAACGCCGAGTTCCCCACACCCGCGGACGTCGTGGGGACCGATCCCACGTGGGTGGGGCGTATCCGCCGCTCGGTCGATGACCCGACATCGCTCGACCTGTTCCTGTGCGGCGACAACCTGCGCAAGGGGGCCGCCCTGAACACCGCCCAGATCGCGGAGGTCGTCGCCCGGGAGTTCACCGGCTCCTGA
- a CDS encoding VOC family protein — MSVRRVVPDVGSEAMEESRDFYGLLGLEEVMNLGWVMMLASPANPTAQVIFMSRDETAPVQPDMSIEVDDVDAVYAAVLDSGAKIVHPLQDEEWGVRRFFAVDPNGRVVNVLSHR, encoded by the coding sequence ATGTCCGTCCGCCGAGTCGTGCCCGATGTCGGGTCAGAGGCCATGGAGGAGAGCCGGGACTTCTACGGCCTTCTGGGTCTTGAGGAGGTCATGAACCTGGGCTGGGTCATGATGCTCGCCTCCCCCGCCAACCCGACGGCACAGGTCATTTTCATGAGCCGCGACGAGACCGCGCCCGTCCAGCCCGACATGAGCATCGAGGTGGACGATGTGGACGCGGTGTACGCGGCCGTGCTCGACAGCGGCGCGAAGATCGTGCACCCCTTGCAGGACGAGGAGTGGGGCGTACGCCGGTTCTTCGCCGTCGACCCGAACGGCCGGGTGGTCAACGTCCTGAGCCACCGCTGA
- a CDS encoding DUF2000 domain-containing protein gives MHEELTRPAPFALADEDIRIDQPTRKNRVRWVMVIDHDLAPGIAANAASCMAAAVGKEVPDIVGPSGQDASGTSHPGLPWTGCTVLGADAATIQNVRSASLSRNGVLLVDMPRVAAQVRVYAGYLDVLAESEPDDIEYLGVSLVGPRNAIGKLVGRLPLLR, from the coding sequence ATGCACGAGGAGCTCACCCGGCCGGCTCCGTTCGCGCTGGCGGACGAGGACATCCGGATCGACCAGCCCACCCGCAAGAACCGGGTCCGGTGGGTGATGGTGATCGACCACGACCTCGCCCCCGGCATCGCCGCCAACGCCGCGAGCTGCATGGCGGCGGCCGTGGGAAAGGAGGTTCCGGACATCGTCGGGCCGAGTGGCCAGGACGCGTCCGGCACGAGCCACCCCGGGCTCCCGTGGACCGGTTGCACCGTCCTGGGCGCGGACGCCGCGACCATACAGAACGTCCGCTCGGCCTCGCTGAGCCGCAACGGTGTACTCCTGGTCGACATGCCCAGGGTGGCCGCCCAGGTCCGCGTGTACGCGGGCTACCTCGATGTGCTGGCCGAGAGCGAACCGGACGACATCGAGTACCTGGGGGTCAGCCTCGTGGGGCCGCGCAACGCGATCGGCAAGCTGGTGGGCCGCCTCCCACTGCTGCGCTGA
- the recR gene encoding recombination mediator RecR, with amino-acid sequence MYEGAVQNLIDELGRLPGVGPKSAQRIAFHLLAAETADVKRLTHALTEVKERVRFCAICGNVSEEDECRICRDARRDGAVICVVEESKDVVAIERTREYRGRYHVLGGAISPIEGVGPDDLRIKELMTRLSDGQVTELILATDPNLEGEATATYLARLVKPMGLKVTRLASGLPVGGDLEYADEVTLGRAFEGRRSLEH; translated from the coding sequence ATGTACGAAGGCGCGGTCCAGAATCTGATCGACGAGCTCGGGCGGCTGCCCGGCGTCGGTCCGAAAAGCGCGCAACGCATCGCCTTCCACCTGCTGGCCGCCGAGACCGCCGACGTCAAGCGCCTGACGCACGCCCTCACTGAGGTCAAGGAGCGCGTGCGGTTCTGCGCCATCTGCGGCAACGTCTCCGAGGAAGACGAGTGCCGCATCTGCCGCGACGCCCGCCGCGACGGCGCCGTCATCTGCGTCGTCGAGGAATCAAAGGACGTCGTGGCCATCGAGCGGACGCGCGAGTACCGCGGCCGCTACCACGTGCTCGGCGGCGCGATCAGCCCTATCGAGGGCGTCGGCCCCGATGACCTGCGTATCAAAGAGCTCATGACACGGCTCTCCGACGGCCAGGTCACCGAGCTGATCCTGGCCACCGACCCCAACCTGGAAGGCGAGGCCACCGCGACCTATCTCGCGCGGCTGGTCAAACCCATGGGGTTGAAAGTCACCCGGCTGGCGAGCGGGCTTCCCGTCGGCGGCGACCTGGAGTACGCCGACGAGGTCACACTCGGGCGGGCGTTCGAGGGCCGCCGCAGTCTGGAGCACTAG
- a CDS encoding NUDIX domain-containing protein, whose amino-acid sequence MAVNHSEIRDVLFHYLEHYRYPPEANQLIRLVRALDEGHDVTSPAEYRIGHLTIGAVVIDQDRRVLLVRHTNPDRWLTPSGHLRPDDTSLVGASLRELEQQTAIPSRHIASSPDEQSAPFDIDAWRVPADPLSDVPEHVRFDFRYAHWVDEADVRPFIADSTRFSWLPADELHPCGLRSKLSAVGVG is encoded by the coding sequence ATGGCAGTTAATCATTCTGAGATCCGGGATGTGCTGTTCCACTATCTGGAGCACTACCGTTATCCACCAGAGGCGAACCAGTTGATCCGGTTGGTCCGCGCCCTTGACGAAGGGCACGACGTCACCTCGCCCGCGGAGTACCGCATCGGGCATCTCACCATTGGCGCTGTCGTCATCGATCAGGACCGCCGGGTGCTCCTGGTCCGGCACACGAACCCCGACCGGTGGCTGACGCCGAGCGGGCATCTCAGGCCGGATGACACGAGCCTCGTCGGCGCGTCGCTGCGGGAGCTCGAACAGCAGACGGCGATCCCGTCGCGGCACATCGCCTCGTCGCCGGACGAGCAGTCCGCGCCGTTCGACATCGACGCGTGGCGCGTTCCGGCCGATCCGCTGAGCGACGTTCCGGAGCACGTGCGTTTCGACTTCCGGTACGCCCACTGGGTCGACGAGGCCGACGTCCGGCCGTTCATCGCGGACTCCACCCGTTTCTCCTGGCTGCCGGCCGACGAACTGCATCCGTGCGGGCTGCGGAGCAAGCTCAGCGCTGTCGGAGTCGGCTGA
- a CDS encoding alkaline phosphatase D family protein → MTRREARHSLSRRTFLAFTGISTAAFVAGTGVPPHAAPTSSRVPADPFGLGVASGDPTPNSVVLWTRLAPEPLAEDGHGGMPSDDYTVEYEVATDERFRDVVTTGRAIASAELAHSVHPHVTGLKPGREYYYRFRAAGEISPTGRTRTAPAENAEPDSLALAVASCQAWYHGHYTAYRDMAEQDLDLLLFLGDYIYEYGITEANLLRGGAGDLGTAHAAAVLTLEQYRLRYSLTKSDTHLQAAHAHAPWVMIPDDHEVENNYAGEASESGIPAEDFLRRRAVAYRALYENLPLGPEALPAGPDMRLYRRLRFGRLAEFNVLDTRQYRHGTPADGGTPGGDHTGPDRSLLGQSQEEWLYSGLRASEATWNVLAQQVVMASIDRDPGSGVEYSMDMWDGFTANRKRLFDTLTMHDVSNPLVLSGDIHRHAAAELKSDFTDPASATIGTELVATSVASDGNGSDRDYLADIWLSNPHVKLYNARRGYVRVTMTPSEVTSEFTMLDQIEADDSGTASVGARFVTEAGRPGLNQVSGGQQ, encoded by the coding sequence ATGACCCGACGCGAAGCCCGCCACAGTCTCAGCCGGCGCACGTTCCTCGCATTCACCGGCATCAGCACAGCGGCGTTCGTCGCCGGGACCGGTGTCCCCCCGCACGCCGCCCCCACCAGCAGCCGGGTACCGGCCGATCCGTTCGGTCTCGGCGTTGCCTCGGGCGATCCCACCCCGAACAGCGTTGTCCTGTGGACCCGCCTGGCCCCTGAGCCGCTGGCCGAGGACGGCCACGGCGGGATGCCGTCGGACGACTACACCGTGGAGTACGAGGTAGCGACGGACGAGCGGTTTCGCGACGTCGTCACGACTGGCCGGGCGATCGCCTCGGCCGAGCTCGCCCACTCCGTACACCCCCACGTCACCGGGCTGAAGCCGGGCCGGGAGTACTACTACCGCTTCCGCGCGGCCGGCGAGATCAGCCCCACCGGCCGGACCAGGACAGCGCCGGCCGAGAACGCCGAGCCCGACTCCCTAGCCCTGGCCGTGGCCTCCTGCCAGGCGTGGTACCACGGCCACTACACCGCGTACCGCGACATGGCCGAGCAGGACCTCGACCTGCTGCTGTTCCTCGGGGACTACATCTACGAGTACGGCATCACCGAGGCGAACCTGCTGCGCGGCGGTGCCGGGGACCTGGGCACCGCGCACGCCGCCGCCGTGCTCACGCTTGAGCAGTACCGGCTGCGCTACTCGCTGACCAAGAGCGACACGCACCTGCAGGCGGCGCACGCGCACGCGCCGTGGGTCATGATTCCCGACGACCACGAGGTGGAGAACAACTACGCCGGCGAGGCCTCCGAGTCGGGCATCCCCGCGGAGGACTTCCTGCGGCGCCGCGCGGTGGCCTACCGCGCCCTGTACGAGAACCTTCCGCTGGGCCCCGAAGCGCTGCCCGCGGGCCCGGACATGCGGCTCTACCGGCGGCTCCGCTTCGGCAGACTGGCGGAGTTCAACGTCCTCGACACCCGCCAGTACCGCCACGGCACCCCGGCCGACGGCGGAACGCCCGGCGGCGACCATACCGGCCCCGACCGCTCCCTCCTGGGGCAGAGCCAGGAGGAATGGCTGTACTCGGGGCTGCGCGCCAGCGAGGCCACCTGGAACGTGCTCGCCCAGCAGGTGGTGATGGCGAGCATCGACCGGGACCCGGGCTCGGGCGTGGAGTACAGCATGGACATGTGGGACGGTTTCACCGCCAACCGGAAACGCCTGTTCGACACCCTGACCATGCACGACGTGTCCAACCCGCTGGTGCTCAGTGGGGACATCCACCGGCACGCCGCCGCCGAGCTCAAGTCCGACTTCACGGACCCCGCCTCCGCCACGATCGGCACCGAGCTCGTGGCCACATCGGTCGCCTCGGACGGCAACGGTTCCGACCGCGACTACCTCGCCGACATCTGGCTCAGCAACCCGCACGTCAAGCTGTACAACGCCCGGCGCGGCTACGTCCGGGTCACGATGACCCCCTCCGAGGTGACATCGGAGTTCACGATGCTCGACCAGATCGAGGCGGACGACTCCGGCACCGCGAGCGTCGGGGCCCGGTTCGTCACCGAGGCGGGCCGCCCCGGTCTCAACCAGGTGAGCGGGGGGCAGCAATGA
- a CDS encoding AraC family transcriptional regulator, with protein sequence MSDWTWGRPCAALRPYVDGYTGYRMAGFPPGLHQGLPGRYLTLVISFAAPIDIVRMPDPAQSPAAVPMGVGGLHAGPATIAHDGDQAGVDVALSPLGARHVFGMPAGALASTVVDLTELLGPGVAHLPERLAAMTMWAERFALLDRVLADALVDTPPAAPEVTRAWNRLVATGGRIPIDGLAREVGWSRRHLAQRFRSELGLSPKTAGRVLRFERSVRLLRGTPGPRDLAAVAYACGYHDQPHLNRDWRELAGRSPTEWLTEELPNIQDDPPAVRQA encoded by the coding sequence GTGTCGGACTGGACTTGGGGGCGGCCATGCGCCGCCCTGCGGCCGTATGTCGACGGCTACACCGGTTACCGGATGGCCGGGTTCCCGCCCGGCCTGCACCAGGGGCTGCCCGGGCGCTACCTGACCCTGGTCATCAGCTTCGCGGCCCCGATCGACATTGTCCGGATGCCCGATCCGGCGCAGTCCCCGGCGGCCGTGCCCATGGGGGTTGGCGGACTGCACGCGGGCCCCGCGACCATCGCGCACGACGGCGACCAGGCCGGAGTCGACGTGGCGCTGAGCCCGCTCGGCGCGCGCCACGTGTTCGGGATGCCCGCCGGGGCGCTCGCGTCGACCGTTGTGGACCTGACGGAGCTGCTCGGTCCGGGGGTCGCGCACCTGCCCGAACGGTTGGCCGCCATGACCATGTGGGCTGAACGGTTCGCCCTGCTCGACCGGGTGCTGGCGGATGCCCTGGTGGACACGCCGCCCGCCGCGCCCGAGGTCACCCGCGCGTGGAACCGCCTGGTCGCCACCGGTGGCCGGATTCCCATAGACGGCCTGGCCCGGGAGGTGGGCTGGAGCCGCCGGCACCTCGCGCAGCGGTTCCGCTCCGAGCTGGGACTCTCACCGAAGACCGCCGGCCGGGTGCTGCGCTTCGAGAGGTCGGTCCGGCTGCTGCGCGGCACGCCGGGGCCGCGCGACCTCGCCGCGGTCGCCTACGCCTGCGGCTACCACGACCAGCCGCACCTGAACCGCGACTGGCGGGAGCTCGCGGGCCGAAGCCCCACCGAATGGCTCACCGAGGAACTCCCAAACATCCAAGACGATCCGCCGGCGGTGCGCCAGGCTTGA
- a CDS encoding Lrp/AsnC family transcriptional regulator has product MLDELDRLILRQLQKDARQTNRDLATAVGVAPSTSLERVRALREKGVIRGYRAEVNLDALGREVQAMISVRIRPPSRRNIEGFREWVSRLPETIAVFVTSGRQDFLIHVAVPDTNGLYAFVIDRLTQRPEVADVETSVVYEHRRAPAVEPAREQGGPSAAQRGGAAP; this is encoded by the coding sequence GTGCTCGACGAACTCGACCGGCTGATTCTGCGCCAGTTGCAGAAGGATGCACGGCAGACCAACCGCGACCTCGCCACGGCGGTGGGTGTGGCACCGTCGACCTCGCTGGAGCGCGTGCGCGCACTCCGGGAGAAAGGGGTCATCCGCGGCTACCGCGCCGAGGTCAACCTCGACGCGCTGGGCCGCGAGGTGCAGGCGATGATCTCGGTGCGGATCCGGCCACCCTCCCGGCGCAACATCGAGGGGTTCCGCGAGTGGGTGTCCCGGCTGCCGGAGACCATCGCGGTCTTCGTCACCTCGGGGCGCCAGGACTTCCTCATCCACGTCGCGGTGCCCGACACCAACGGGCTGTACGCGTTCGTCATCGACCGGCTCACCCAGCGCCCGGAGGTCGCCGACGTCGAGACCAGCGTGGTCTACGAGCACCGCCGCGCCCCGGCCGTCGAACCGGCGCGGGAGCAGGGTGGCCCGTCCGCCGCACAGCGCGGCGGCGCCGCGCCGTGA